The genomic stretch gcaaccctccgactgccagacaaccgctcttacctatTGAGCTATGTTGCCACACACTGCGACACATCGCTTTTCTGAACAGAAGAGTTTGACACAGAGAGATACGAGAATCCAGGATATTCCGAACTTCATTAAACACTTTGGAGAAAGAGGGAATTAATTCActacaaaacaagcaaaaacagctTCGCCCTTCACCCTCACAGGATCGGGGTAAACATAAAGCAAcacaacaaagtaaaataacaaagacaaaataatgaaactaCACAACACTTTCCAGCCTTTTCCGCTGCTAGtacgttcctctctctctcttggttcATGTCTCTCTCGGTCACAGACCCCTACTGGGCagaaagcacactttaaatacctggaTTAATTACTGATACACTCTAGGtgcgtgtgcctacttaacTAGTAGGCTTGGTCCTCAGACTGCCctgaacctctcccacaaaccgaTCGGTGCCACAGGGTGTTTTGCTgaaaaagggactggtgcacttcagaaaatagatggcatcatgaggaaggaggattatctacaAATGCAACACCTCAAGTCATCAgatagaaagttaaaactttttACCCACTGAACATCTGAGAGtacataaaatctgaaataaatctgtcttcagctattattttgaaatgagctCTTATGCAAATAAAGTAGATTCCGTAATTAACTTAACAAAGGagatgtatggtaacatgaaatgtgtgtagTTGAAGTGCAACCTCAGCAAACTGATTATCCAGGTGTGGAAACTGAGGGTAATTATCTTATCAACTGTGTGACTGAGCATGAAGTACCTCAGAAGAAAGTGCCATACCATGCCACCGTCACAATCAACAGTAGGAAACTGAAAATGGAAGTGGACTCTGGAGCCGCTTGTTCATTGATAAGTGAAGACACATTTCATTTCCTCTGGCCTGAAGGAACCCCTCAATTAATCAGCGACGACTGTGTTCTGAAACAGTGGTCGAGTGCACCCCTCAGCGTGTTAGGTAAGGTGCTTGTTGACGTGAAATACCAGAAGATGGAGTGCACCTTGCCCTTGCTGGTGATTCAAGGTCGCGGGACCAGTTTGCTTGGATGTGACTGGTTTGGCGCCTTGGGCATAGAGGTTACAGGTGTGTACCAGGTCCGCCAGCAGTCCACAGCGGCTATATTGGCAAAGTATGCTGAAGTTTTTGCTGAGGAGCTTGGGGCTTGTCGGGGTCCTCCTGTCTCAATTGAAGTGGATCCTAACACAGCACCCAAGTTTTTCAAAGCTCGTCCGGTGCCTTTTGCATTGCGGTCAAAGGTAGACGAGGCTTTAGATCGCTTAGTCGAGCAAGGTGTGTTCATGGCAGTGAAACACTCAAGGTGGACCACTCCGATAGTACCAGTCACAAAAAAGGATGGTAGCCTTAGGCTGTGTGGCGACTATCGTTGCACCGTCAACACAGCTGTTAAGCCAGATGTCTACCCACTACCCACTGTGAGTGAGCTCTTTGCAGCTCTAGCCGGTGGTACGGTTTTCACGAAACTGGATCTGAAACAAGCTTACCAACAGCTCCTGTTGGACAATGACGCAGCGGAATTACTGACCATCAACACACATCGTGGTCTGCTCCATGCCTTGCGCTTACAGTTTGGAGTGTGTACAGCTGTTTCCATTTTTCAACGATTTATGGATACACTACTAGCAGGTATTCCAGGAGTGAAGCCCTACCTTGATGACACACTCATTGCAGGCCGGACACAAGATGAGCATGATGCACGCCTTGATGAGGTGCTACGCCATTTTGCCGAGAGTGGGTTGCGactccaaaaagaaaaatgcagctTTGCAGTCCCTGAAGTGGAATACCTCGGATTTCGGGTGACAAAAGATGGAATAAGTCCAACGGGTGAGAAGGTGGCGGCTATTCGGAACGCTCCCACGCCAAGCAACAAGACCGAGCTCCAGGCTTTCCTGGGTTTGCTGAATTTTTACAACTGTTTCCTCCCCAATAAAGCCACTGTCCTTGAGCCGCTGCACCGCTTACTGGACAAGTCGGCAGCATGGAGATGGACCGAAGAGCATACAACAGCCTATGTGCAAGCTAAGCTGCTACTGCAGGCTGATGGCATCCTTGCACATTATGATGAAAAGAAGCCACTGGTGCTGGTGTGCGATGCCTCGCCCTATGGGCTTGGGGCACTGATGAGTCATGTTGAGCCAGATGGCCGGGAAGCACCTGTGTGTTTTGCCTCACGCACCCTGACCTCGACAGAACGAAATTATGCCCAAATGGACAAGGAGGCACTAGCTGTCGTCTTTGCTGTCAAAAAATTCCACCAATACTTGTCTGGCCGGCCATTTGTGGTCCACACAGATCATAAGCCCTTGCTCGGATTGCTGCATCACTCCAAGCCGATGCCCCAGGTCCTCTCCCCTCGCATGCTGCGGTGGAGTCTGATTCTGGGCGCCTACCAGTATGAGCTGTGTTACTGGCCTGGCAGGCAGGTGGCCAATGCAGACGCCCTCAGCCGCTTGCCGTTGCCTTCGACCACTACGGAAATTCCACAGCCGCTTGAGGTCTTACTGCTAGAGGCCGTTCCAGACGCTCCGGTGCATGCTGAGAAGATAGCAGCCCTCACGGTGAAAGACCCTGTCCTCTCCCGTGTGTTGAGATGGATCTTGCAGGGCTGGCCAGATGGAAACAGTGACAAGCGTTTCAGTCCTTTTTTCTCGCGCCACCATGAAATGTCTGCTCACAAGAACTGTGTGCTCTGGGGCAATGGGGTGGTGGTTCCAGTACTGGCAAGGGAGGAGGTGCTGGCACTACTCCATGACGCACATCCCGGCATTGTGCGCATGAAAGGTCTTGCGCGCAGCTACGTGTGGTGGCCGGGCATAGATGctcaggtggaggaggtggtgaaGAGATGTTCTACATGCCAGATGTCACGACATAACTCTCCGAGAACACCTGTGCATCCCTGGGAGTGGAGCTCAAGGAAGTGGTCCCGACTTCATGTCGACTTCGCTGGCCCATTCCAGGGGAAGGTCTTCCTTATTGTGGTGGACTCACATTCAAAGTGGTTGGAGGTGGCGTTGATGAATTCCATGTCATCCGCTGCAGTGATCACCACACTGCGCCAGCTGCTGGCAACCCACGGTTTGCCTGATGTAATTGTGTCGGACAACGGCACAGCTTTTACCTCGGCGGAATTCAAAGGATTCATGGAAAGAAACGGCATCAGGCATGTAACGGTGGCGCCCTACCACCCCTCATCCAATGGGCAAGCGGAACGTATGGTGCAAACAACGAAAGAGGCATTAGGAAGAATCCTGAAGGGAGATTGGCAGACACGGCTGGCTCGATTTCTCCTGGCCCAACACACAACGCCACACTCAGCCACTGGAAAGAGCCCAGCTGAAATGTTGATGGGTCGCCACCTCACCACGGCCCTTGATCGCCTTCACCCAGATTTTGGGGCGgaaatgcaagaaaaacaagaaaaggccGCAAGTAAAAGTCAAGGTACGCTGTGGCAGTTCAAGGAAAGAGGCTGTACATATGCGACACTATGGAGGAGGCCCAAAATGGGTACCGGGAGCAGTCGTGGAGGCTACAGGACCACTGTCGTACAGAGTACAAACAGCAGATGGCCAAGTGCACAGACGCCATGTGGACCAGCTCAGGGGACGGATGTCCCCAGCTCCTGATGCAGCACCTGTTTCTGCCAGTGGTGTACTGGAATGGCCCTTGGAATACTATCACACAAGCTTGCCAGTGTCAGACCTCACACAGGTTGAGGCTACTCAAGAAAAGACTCAGCCCCTGCCGCAGGCGCCTCCCAGTTCTCCAGCTGTGGCTGATTTCCCAGTTCTCCCTG from Anguilla anguilla isolate fAngAng1 chromosome 12, fAngAng1.pri, whole genome shotgun sequence encodes the following:
- the LOC118209186 gene encoding uncharacterized protein K02A2.6-like produces the protein MEVDSGAACSLISEDTFHFLWPEGTPQLISDDCVLKQWSSAPLSVLGKVLVDVKYQKMECTLPLLVIQGRGTSLLGCDWFGALGIEVTGVYQVRQQSTAAILAKYAEVFAEELGACRGPPVSIEVDPNTAPKFFKARPVPFALRSKVDEALDRLVEQGVFMAVKHSRWTTPIVPVTKKDGSLRLCGDYRCTVNTAVKPDVYPLPTVSELFAALAGGTVFTKLDLKQAYQQLLLDNDAAELLTINTHRGLLHALRLQFGVCTAVSIFQRFMDTLLAGIPGVKPYLDDTLIAGRTQDEHDARLDEVLRHFAESGLRLQKEKCSFAVPEVEYLGFRVTKDGISPTGEKVAAIRNAPTPSNKTELQAFLGLLNFYNCFLPNKATVLEPLHRLLDKSAAWRWTEEHTTAYVQAKLLLQADGILAHYDEKKPLVLVCDASPYGLGALMSHVEPDGREAPVCFASRTLTSTERNYAQMDKEALAVVFAVKKFHQYLSGRPFVVHTDHKPLLGLLHHSKPMPQVLSPRMLRWSLILGAYQYELCYWPGRQVANADALSRLPLPSTTTEIPQPLEVLLLEAVPDAPVHAEKIAALTVKDPVLSRVLRWILQGWPDGNSDKRFSPFFSRHHEMSAHKNCVLWGNGVVVPVLAREEVLALLHDAHPGIVRMKGLARSYVWWPGIDAQVEEVVKRCSTCQMSRHNSPRTPVHPWEWSSRKWSRLHVDFAGPFQGKVFLIVVDSHSKWLEVALMNSMSSAAVITTLRQLLATHGLPDVIVSDNGTAFTSAEFKGFMERNGIRHVTVAPYHPSSNGQAERMVQTTKEALGRILKGDWQTRLARFLLAQHTTPHSATGKSPAEMLMGRHLTTALDRLHPDFGAEMQEKQEKAASKSQEYKQQMAKCTDAMWTSSGDGCPQLLMQHLFLPVVYWNGPWNTITQACQCQTSHRLRLLKKRLSPCRRRLPVLQLWLISQFSLLNPNGQPASEFILGAFRPKISIRAPKWWNELSIPL